A genomic stretch from Enterobacter oligotrophicus includes:
- a CDS encoding 2-hydroxyacid dehydrogenase has protein sequence MKLAVYSTKQYDKKYLQHVNEDYGFDLEFFDFLLTEKTAKTAHGCEGVCIFVNDDGSRPVLEELKKHGVKYIALRCAGFNNVDLDAAKELGLKVVRVPAYSPEAVAEHAIGMMMSLNRRIHRAYQRTRDANFSLEGLTGFTMYGKTAGVIGTGKIGVAALRILKGFGMRLLAFDPYPSAAALDLGVEYVDLPTLFSQSDVISLHCPLTPENYHLLNQTAFDQMKDGVMIINTSRGGLIDSQAAIEALKTQKIGALGMDVYENERDLFFEDKSNDVIQDDVFRRLSACHNVLFTGHQAFLTAEALISISETTLGNLQQLESGEECPNAIA, from the coding sequence ATGAAACTCGCGGTATATAGCACAAAGCAGTACGATAAAAAGTATCTGCAACATGTTAACGAGGATTACGGATTCGATCTCGAATTTTTCGACTTTCTGCTGACCGAAAAAACCGCCAAAACGGCGCACGGCTGTGAAGGCGTCTGTATCTTTGTGAACGATGACGGTAGCCGCCCGGTGCTGGAAGAGTTGAAAAAACACGGGGTGAAGTATATTGCCCTGCGTTGTGCAGGTTTCAACAACGTGGATCTTGACGCAGCGAAAGAGCTGGGTCTGAAGGTCGTTCGTGTTCCGGCATACTCGCCTGAAGCGGTGGCCGAACACGCCATCGGTATGATGATGTCGTTGAATCGTCGTATTCACCGCGCTTATCAGCGTACCCGCGATGCCAACTTTTCTCTGGAAGGTCTGACCGGCTTTACCATGTACGGTAAAACTGCTGGCGTTATCGGTACGGGTAAAATCGGTGTGGCCGCCCTTCGCATTCTGAAAGGCTTTGGCATGCGTCTGCTGGCATTTGATCCCTACCCAAGCGCTGCTGCGCTGGATCTCGGCGTAGAGTATGTCGACCTGCCAACCTTGTTCTCCCAGTCAGACGTGATCTCACTGCACTGCCCGCTGACGCCGGAAAACTATCATCTGCTCAACCAGACCGCATTTGACCAGATGAAAGATGGTGTGATGATCATCAATACCAGCCGTGGGGGGTTGATTGATTCTCAGGCCGCCATCGAAGCACTGAAAACGCAGAAAATTGGCGCACTGGGCATGGACGTGTATGAGAATGAACGCGATCTGTTCTTTGAAGATAAGTCTAATGACGTAATTCAGGATGACGTGTTCCGTCGTCTGTCCGCCTGTCATAATGTGCTGTTTACCGGTCATCAGGCCTTCCTGACCGCCGAAGCGCTGATCAGCATTTCCGAAACGACACTGGGGAATTTGCAGCAGCTGGAAAGCGGTGAAGAGTGCCCTAACGCAATTGCGTAG
- a CDS encoding YdbH family protein, whose amino-acid sequence MKGKYKAAIALLLLLILVPLTLLMTLAQWVPTLAGIWLPVGTRIAFEKSPRLTRHSLQIPDLRYLVEDCEIARIDNITLSHPSRWNLDIGALELNSACLSQLPQSAPSTVAPKTLAQWQAILPNTWLTIHRLTLAPWQQWQGELRASLTPASQSLSYKGEQVSIKGQLRGQMLSISQFDVQLPNQPQPLKLVGEFTMPLVPDGVPVKGHALATFNVPQIDSLVDAELDWENSQGQLVVMARDNPDPLLDLPWQITAQQLTISDGRWSWQQSGMPLSGRLGLKIDNWQHGLEKATFAGRLNVLTEGDAGKGNAVLNIGPGTLSMENSNMPLHLSGEAKQNDLILYAKLPARLTGSLNEPLLTFEPGALLRSRGRIINSLDIDEIRWPLAGVKLTQKGVDGRLQAILRAHENEMGDFELHLDGQASDFLPDNGLWQWRYWGKGNFTPMNARWDVAGKGEWRDNVIELTDLSTGFDKLQYGTMLVSKPRLALDTPVRWYRDPDSPTFSGALSLNAGQTTFSGGSVLPPSVLTFRVDGTDPTIFQFKGDLHADKIGPVRVNGRWDGERLRGQAWWPKQSLTVFQPLLPPDWKMTLREGSLYAQVAFSAAAEQGFEAGGHGVLQSGSVWMPDNQINGVDFVLPFRFSEGTWSLGTRGPVTLRIGEVQNLVTARNITADLQGDYPWSENHPLLLSNVKVETLGGKITLQQLRMPQHDPALLRVDNISSSELISAINPKQFTLSGPVSGALPFWLDNEKWIIKDGWLTNPGPMTLRIDKDTADAIVNDNMVAGAAINWLRYMEISRSWTKINLDNLGELTMQSTLKGTSRVEGKSGSVNLNYTHEENVFTLWRSLRFGDNLQTWFEQHATIPGIRSSAGKESEEQQ is encoded by the coding sequence ATGAAGGGTAAATACAAAGCCGCGATTGCGCTCTTACTGCTGTTGATACTCGTGCCGCTGACGCTGCTGATGACGCTTGCCCAGTGGGTGCCCACGCTTGCCGGGATCTGGCTGCCGGTGGGAACGCGTATCGCCTTTGAAAAAAGTCCCCGTCTGACGCGTCACTCCCTCCAGATCCCCGATCTCCGTTATCTGGTGGAAGACTGCGAAATTGCCCGAATCGACAATATCACCTTATCGCATCCCAGCCGTTGGAATCTCGATATTGGTGCGCTTGAGCTTAACTCGGCGTGCCTGAGTCAATTGCCCCAATCTGCGCCGTCAACCGTCGCGCCAAAAACGCTGGCGCAGTGGCAGGCCATTCTGCCCAACACCTGGCTGACTATTCATCGTCTGACGCTTGCGCCCTGGCAGCAGTGGCAGGGAGAACTGCGAGCCTCGTTGACGCCTGCCAGTCAGTCGCTGAGCTACAAAGGCGAGCAGGTGAGCATCAAAGGTCAACTGCGCGGTCAGATGCTCTCCATCAGTCAGTTTGATGTGCAACTTCCGAATCAACCTCAGCCGCTGAAACTGGTGGGTGAGTTTACAATGCCGCTCGTACCGGACGGTGTGCCGGTCAAAGGCCATGCGCTGGCAACCTTTAACGTGCCACAGATCGATTCGCTGGTCGATGCCGAACTGGACTGGGAGAACAGCCAGGGGCAACTGGTGGTCATGGCGCGGGATAATCCCGATCCGCTGCTCGATCTGCCGTGGCAAATCACCGCGCAGCAACTGACTATTAGCGATGGGCGCTGGAGCTGGCAACAGTCCGGGATGCCGCTGAGTGGACGCCTGGGCCTTAAGATCGACAACTGGCAACACGGGCTGGAGAAGGCCACTTTCGCCGGACGACTGAACGTATTAACCGAGGGCGATGCCGGTAAAGGTAACGCCGTTCTGAATATCGGGCCCGGCACGCTGAGCATGGAAAACAGCAACATGCCGCTGCATCTGAGCGGTGAAGCCAAACAAAACGATCTGATCCTCTATGCAAAACTCCCGGCCAGGCTGACGGGAAGCCTTAACGAGCCGCTGCTCACTTTCGAGCCAGGGGCGCTGCTGCGCTCGCGTGGTCGCATTATTAACTCGCTGGATATCGATGAAATACGCTGGCCGCTGGCAGGTGTAAAGCTGACGCAGAAGGGAGTGGATGGCCGTCTGCAGGCCATTTTACGGGCGCATGAAAACGAGATGGGGGATTTTGAACTTCATCTGGACGGCCAGGCCAGCGATTTTTTACCGGATAACGGCCTGTGGCAGTGGCGCTATTGGGGGAAAGGGAACTTCACGCCAATGAACGCGCGCTGGGATGTGGCGGGTAAAGGGGAGTGGCGTGATAACGTTATTGAGTTGACGGATCTCTCTACCGGCTTCGATAAACTCCAGTATGGCACCATGCTGGTCAGCAAACCGCGCCTGGCGCTGGACACGCCGGTGCGCTGGTATCGCGACCCTGACAGCCCGACATTTAGCGGCGCGTTATCGCTCAATGCCGGGCAAACGACATTTTCCGGCGGAAGCGTGCTACCTCCATCGGTACTGACTTTTCGCGTTGACGGCACTGACCCGACGATCTTCCAGTTCAAAGGCGATCTCCATGCCGATAAAATCGGGCCAGTGCGGGTGAATGGACGCTGGGATGGCGAGCGTCTGCGCGGGCAGGCCTGGTGGCCGAAACAGTCTCTCACCGTTTTCCAGCCTTTGCTTCCACCGGACTGGAAAATGACGTTGCGTGAAGGTTCGCTGTACGCGCAGGTGGCGTTCTCAGCGGCGGCGGAACAAGGTTTTGAAGCGGGTGGCCACGGCGTGCTGCAATCCGGCAGTGTGTGGATGCCCGATAACCAAATCAACGGCGTCGATTTTGTTCTGCCGTTCCGCTTTAGCGAGGGCACCTGGTCGCTGGGCACGCGTGGCCCCGTGACCTTACGCATTGGTGAAGTGCAAAACCTGGTAACCGCGCGCAATATCACGGCGGATTTGCAGGGTGATTATCCATGGTCAGAGAACCATCCTCTGTTGCTCTCCAACGTGAAGGTCGAGACGCTCGGCGGGAAGATCACTCTGCAGCAATTGCGTATGCCACAGCACGATCCGGCACTACTGCGCGTAGACAATATCTCCTCCAGCGAGCTTATCAGCGCCATCAATCCGAAGCAGTTCACTCTGTCTGGTCCGGTGAGCGGGGCGCTGCCATTCTGGCTGGACAATGAAAAATGGATCATCAAAGATGGCTGGTTAACCAACCCAGGGCCAATGACGCTGCGTATCGACAAAGACACGGCAGATGCCATTGTGAATGATAATATGGTGGCGGGGGCGGCGATTAACTGGCTACGCTATATGGAAATTTCCCGGTCATGGACGAAAATCAATCTGGATAATCTGGGTGAATTAACGATGCAGTCGACCCTTAAGGGAACCAGCCGCGTGGAAGGTAAAAGCGGCTCCGTGAACCTTAACTACACTCACGAAGAGAATGTTTTTACGCTCTGGCGCAGCCTGCGCTTTGGGGACAATCTGCAAACCTGGTTTGAGCAACATGCGACGATACCCGGTATCCGCAGTTCGGCTGGCAAGGAAAGTGAGGAACAACAATGA
- a CDS encoding YnbE family lipoprotein, with amino-acid sequence MKKRAGVLTVAVVGLLTGCTPRIEVAAPKEPITINMNVKIEHEIHIKVDKDVEALLKSRSDLF; translated from the coding sequence ATGAAAAAGAGGGCTGGTGTACTCACCGTCGCCGTTGTCGGGTTGCTGACAGGCTGTACGCCGCGCATTGAAGTCGCAGCGCCGAAAGAACCGATAACCATCAATATGAATGTCAAAATCGAACACGAGATCCATATCAAGGTCGATAAAGACGTTGAAGCCCTGCTGAAATCACGCAGCGATCTGTTCTGA
- a CDS encoding YdbL family protein, translating to MKRLALALILLALGMNVQAATLTLNDARAQGRVGETLSGYIAPIKQDAETLALVKRINAARTESYQQLADSNNLPVDEVAKMAGQKLVARAQPGEYVKGINGKWLKK from the coding sequence ATGAAACGACTCGCTTTAGCTTTGATTCTACTGGCGCTGGGGATGAACGTGCAGGCTGCAACGCTCACGCTGAACGACGCCCGTGCCCAGGGGCGTGTTGGCGAAACCCTGAGCGGCTATATCGCGCCGATTAAGCAGGATGCAGAAACGCTGGCGCTGGTGAAGCGTATTAACGCGGCACGCACGGAGAGCTACCAGCAACTGGCCGACAGCAATAATCTGCCTGTTGATGAAGTGGCGAAAATGGCGGGGCAAAAGCTGGTGGCACGCGCACAGCCGGGCGAATACGTGAAGGGTATTAACGGTAAGTGGCTGAAAAAATAG
- the feaR gene encoding transcriptional regulator FeaR, with product MACASEQEKYQQWLAQINQVCGRFAARPLEGKFIGELETSYARSLKLSTVTTAGVNLFRSRHEIKNGNDAWFYTVFQLEGSAEIEQDDRRAILKTGDITLLDASRPCSISWHDKSRQISLLLPRQIVEQQYRFQEVHCALPLPRTLPTVQLSHRLLQESMGNPDLSDLESEAALAAMVCLLRPAFVQREPAQPPRKERQFRNVLALIDDHIQSEALRPEWIAAESGMSVRSLYRMFADKGLVVAQYIKNRRLDLCAQVLRTASDDEKLAGIGFSWGFSDHSHFSTAFKQRFGVSPGEYRKRFR from the coding sequence ATGGCGTGTGCAAGCGAACAGGAAAAATATCAACAGTGGCTGGCGCAAATAAACCAGGTGTGTGGACGCTTTGCGGCCCGTCCGCTGGAGGGTAAGTTTATTGGCGAACTGGAGACCAGCTACGCCCGTAGTCTGAAGTTAAGCACCGTGACCACCGCTGGCGTAAACCTGTTCCGTAGCCGCCATGAGATTAAAAACGGCAATGATGCCTGGTTCTATACCGTGTTCCAGCTGGAAGGAAGCGCGGAAATTGAACAGGACGACCGTCGCGCCATTCTTAAAACCGGTGACATTACCCTTCTCGACGCATCGCGCCCCTGCTCGATATCCTGGCACGACAAATCGCGCCAGATTTCACTTCTGCTGCCCCGCCAGATTGTTGAGCAACAATACCGTTTCCAGGAGGTGCACTGTGCGCTGCCCCTCCCACGCACATTACCTACCGTGCAACTGAGCCACCGACTGTTGCAGGAGAGTATGGGAAATCCTGATTTGAGCGATCTTGAGAGCGAAGCCGCGCTGGCAGCGATGGTCTGTCTGCTGCGTCCGGCGTTTGTGCAACGTGAGCCCGCGCAGCCGCCGCGCAAGGAGCGTCAGTTCCGCAACGTGCTTGCTCTGATTGATGACCATATCCAGTCTGAAGCATTGCGCCCGGAGTGGATTGCCGCGGAGAGCGGCATGTCGGTGCGCAGCTTATACCGTATGTTTGCCGATAAAGGTCTGGTGGTCGCCCAGTACATTAAGAATCGTCGTCTCGACCTGTGCGCTCAGGTACTGCGCACCGCCAGCGATGACGAAAAACTGGCGGGAATTGGTTTTAGCTGGGGTTTTTCTGACCACAGCCATTTTTCGACGGCCTTTAAGCAACGTTTTGGCGTCTCACCTGGCGAATATCGTAAGCGTTTTCGCTAA
- a CDS encoding aldehyde dehydrogenase family protein, with product MSESQVAVLPAVQQFLDRHHGLWIEGRQVASESEKRLNIFNPATGEVIASTADASVDDVDRAVMSGWRAFVARSWAGKLPAERERILLRFADLLEQHSEELAQLETLEQGKSINISRAFEVGCTLNWMRYTAGLTTKIAGKTLDLSIPLPQGARYQAWTRKEPVGVVAGIVPWNFPLMIGMWKVMPALAAGCSIVIKPSETTPLTMLRVAELASEAGVPDGVFNVVTGSGAVCGAALTSHPRIAKVSFTGSTATGKQIARTAADTLTGVTLELGGKNPAIVLKDADPAWVIEGLMTGSFLNQGQVCAASSRIYIEAPLFDTLVSGFEQAVKSLSVGPGMSPQAFINPLVSRAHCDKVQTFLDEATSRNAELITGNKGPEGNGYYVSPTLVVNPNASLRLTREEVFGPVVNLVRVADGEEALALANDTEYGLTASVWTQNISKALEYTDRLQAGTVWVNSHTLIDANLPFGGMKQSGTGRDFGPDWLDGWCETKSVCVRY from the coding sequence ATGTCTGAATCACAGGTAGCCGTCCTGCCTGCCGTACAGCAGTTTTTAGACCGACACCACGGCCTGTGGATTGAAGGCCGCCAGGTGGCGTCAGAGAGCGAGAAGCGCCTGAATATCTTCAACCCGGCCACGGGCGAGGTTATTGCGTCGACGGCGGATGCGAGCGTGGACGATGTGGATCGCGCTGTGATGTCTGGCTGGCGTGCCTTTGTGGCCCGAAGCTGGGCGGGAAAATTACCGGCGGAGCGTGAGCGCATCCTGCTGCGTTTTGCCGATCTGCTGGAACAGCACAGCGAAGAACTGGCGCAGCTTGAAACGCTGGAGCAGGGGAAATCCATTAACATTTCCCGCGCCTTTGAAGTGGGCTGTACCCTGAACTGGATGCGTTATACCGCCGGGCTAACCACCAAAATTGCGGGCAAAACCCTCGATCTTTCGATTCCCCTGCCGCAGGGCGCGCGCTACCAGGCGTGGACACGAAAAGAGCCGGTTGGCGTGGTGGCCGGAATTGTGCCGTGGAATTTCCCCCTGATGATCGGCATGTGGAAAGTCATGCCTGCGCTGGCGGCTGGCTGCTCCATTGTGATTAAACCGTCTGAAACCACGCCGCTGACCATGTTGCGCGTGGCGGAGCTGGCAAGTGAAGCCGGTGTACCGGACGGTGTATTCAATGTTGTTACCGGCAGTGGTGCCGTCTGCGGCGCGGCGCTGACCTCGCACCCGCGCATTGCCAAAGTGAGCTTTACCGGTTCGACCGCCACGGGCAAGCAGATTGCACGAACGGCGGCGGATACATTAACGGGCGTAACGCTGGAGCTGGGAGGTAAAAACCCGGCGATCGTGCTGAAAGATGCCGATCCCGCGTGGGTCATTGAAGGGCTGATGACCGGAAGTTTCCTCAATCAGGGGCAGGTATGCGCGGCCAGTTCCCGTATCTATATTGAAGCGCCGTTGTTCGATACGCTGGTGAGCGGGTTTGAACAGGCAGTGAAATCCCTGAGCGTCGGGCCGGGCATGTCGCCGCAGGCGTTTATTAACCCGCTGGTTTCCCGTGCCCACTGCGACAAAGTGCAGACTTTCCTTGATGAGGCGACGTCGCGCAATGCGGAGCTGATCACCGGTAATAAAGGGCCGGAAGGGAACGGTTATTACGTCTCGCCGACGCTGGTGGTGAACCCGAATGCCAGTCTGCGACTGACCCGCGAAGAGGTGTTCGGCCCGGTGGTTAACCTGGTGCGCGTGGCCGACGGGGAAGAGGCGCTGGCACTGGCGAACGATACCGAATACGGGCTGACGGCCAGCGTCTGGACGCAAAATATCAGCAAAGCGCTGGAGTACACCGACAGGCTGCAGGCCGGAACGGTGTGGGTGAACAGCCACACGCTGATCGACGCTAACCTGCCATTCGGCGGTATGAAGCAGTCCGGCACCGGGCGCGACTTCGGCCCGGACTGGCTGGACGGCTGGTGTGAAACCAAATCGGTATGTGTTCGCTACTGA
- a CDS encoding GGDEF domain-containing protein codes for MEKRHTTAPELATWPTRKSMVLHGLVMNLPWLAFVNVSFALMLLLRNMLFGDIDTLLRVRQQLILVVDASMLGIIVLSVALIIMIWRHIPGISVVLFLCSLIWSVCCYWFITELQLPHAWPMFITLLMAGMTALYFYPAGLLCFILPLWLSLPIASMTLNHGVNIRFAGVWGVFTLILICGRFILLSWFEEAWRRNQQNQLLISRLDALAHQDPLTKTANRRSMELVLENAVEQKKKFSLIMLDVDYFKLYNDTYGHQSGDECLTRVAQVLKTSVRTPDDVVSRYGGEEFVVILFDCPAKMAEQIAARIQESLRKAAVPHVASKVSDYVTVSMGIAEMAEGLAGTEIIARADAALYRAKEAGRDRWSR; via the coding sequence ATGGAAAAACGACACACAACGGCACCAGAGCTGGCCACCTGGCCCACGCGCAAATCAATGGTACTGCACGGGCTGGTGATGAACCTCCCATGGCTGGCGTTTGTGAACGTCAGCTTTGCCCTCATGCTCTTGCTGCGCAATATGTTGTTCGGTGATATCGACACCCTTTTGCGTGTACGTCAGCAACTTATTCTGGTTGTCGATGCATCAATGCTGGGGATCATTGTGCTGTCCGTCGCCTTAATCATCATGATCTGGCGGCACATCCCCGGTATTAGCGTTGTTCTGTTCTTATGCAGCCTGATCTGGTCAGTCTGTTGCTATTGGTTTATTACCGAATTACAGCTTCCCCATGCGTGGCCGATGTTTATCACATTATTGATGGCGGGAATGACCGCACTCTATTTTTACCCGGCGGGACTGCTGTGTTTTATTCTCCCCCTCTGGCTCTCACTGCCAATCGCCAGCATGACGCTGAACCATGGGGTTAATATTCGGTTTGCTGGCGTCTGGGGTGTTTTTACCCTCATCCTTATCTGCGGCCGCTTTATACTCTTAAGCTGGTTTGAAGAGGCCTGGCGACGTAACCAGCAGAATCAGCTGTTGATTTCGCGCCTGGATGCGCTGGCCCATCAGGACCCGTTGACCAAAACCGCGAACCGCCGATCGATGGAACTGGTGCTGGAAAATGCCGTCGAGCAGAAAAAAAAGTTCTCACTGATTATGCTGGATGTCGATTACTTCAAACTCTACAACGACACATATGGCCATCAATCGGGAGACGAGTGTCTGACGCGCGTGGCGCAGGTGCTAAAAACGTCGGTGCGGACGCCTGATGATGTCGTTTCCCGCTACGGCGGCGAAGAGTTTGTGGTGATCCTCTTTGATTGTCCGGCGAAAATGGCCGAGCAGATTGCTGCACGTATTCAGGAAAGTCTACGCAAAGCGGCAGTGCCACATGTTGCCTCAAAGGTCAGCGATTATGTCACTGTCAGCATGGGAATTGCGGAAATGGCCGAAGGTCTGGCTGGTACAGAGATTATCGCCCGCGCCGATGCGGCGCTTTATCGGGCGAAAGAGGCCGGACGGGATCGCTGGTCACGATAA
- the tynA gene encoding primary-amine oxidase codes for MGSNSSFSARRTALAMAVALCCAWQSPVFAHGGEAHMVPMDKTLQEFGADVQWDDYAQMFTIAKDGAFVKVKPGAKTAIVNGKPLTLQVPVVMKNKKAFISETFINDVFQSGLDQTFQVEKRPHPLNALTADEIKQAVEIVKASADFKPNTRFTQIALAEPEKTKVWDFVLNGTAVDAPRQANITMLDGKHVIESLVDLKEKKILRQEPVKDAHGMVLLDDFTAVQQIINESTEFADVLKKRGITDTKKVITTPLTVGYFDGKDGLRQEDRLLKVVSYLDVGDGNYWAHPIENLVAVVDLEQKKIQKIEEGPVVPVPLTPRPYDGRDRVETAKKPLEIIEPEGKNYTITGDMVHWQNWDFHLSLDSRVGPMISTVTYNDNGKKRQIMYQGSLGGMIVPYGDPDVGWYFKAYLDSGDYGMGTLTSPLVRGKDVPSNAVLLNETIPDYTGTPMEIPRAIAIFERYAGPEYKHQEMGQPNVSTERRELVVRWVSTVGNYDYIFDWVFHENGTIGIDAGATGIEAVKGVMAKTMHDATAKDDTRYGTLIDHNIVGTTHQHIYNFRLDLDVDGINNKLVAMDPEVKPNTAGGPRTSTMQVNQYDIDTEQQAAQKFDPGTIRLLSNTSKENRMGNPVSYQIIPYAGGTHPVATGAKFAPDEWIYHRLSFMDKQLWVTRYHQNELYPEGKFPNRSTHDTGLGQYSKDNESLNDQDDVVWMTTGTTHVARAEEWPIMPTEWVHTLLKPWNFFDETPTLGKKKDEQK; via the coding sequence ATGGGAAGCAATTCTTCTTTTTCTGCCCGTAGAACGGCACTGGCTATGGCCGTTGCGCTGTGTTGCGCCTGGCAATCCCCTGTTTTCGCCCACGGCGGCGAAGCGCATATGGTTCCGATGGACAAAACGCTGCAGGAATTTGGCGCGGACGTGCAGTGGGATGATTACGCTCAGATGTTCACCATCGCCAAAGACGGTGCCTTTGTGAAGGTCAAACCGGGCGCGAAAACCGCGATCGTCAACGGCAAGCCCCTGACGCTACAGGTGCCGGTGGTGATGAAAAACAAAAAAGCCTTTATCTCTGAGACCTTCATCAACGATGTTTTTCAGTCCGGTCTCGACCAGACATTTCAGGTGGAAAAACGCCCTCACCCGTTAAACGCACTGACGGCTGACGAAATTAAGCAGGCCGTAGAGATTGTAAAAGCCTCTGCGGATTTTAAACCGAATACCCGCTTTACCCAGATCGCCCTTGCCGAGCCGGAAAAAACCAAAGTCTGGGACTTCGTGCTGAACGGCACCGCTGTTGACGCTCCACGTCAGGCGAATATCACCATGCTGGATGGCAAACATGTAATTGAAAGCCTCGTGGATCTGAAAGAGAAAAAAATCCTGCGCCAGGAGCCCGTCAAAGACGCACATGGCATGGTGCTGCTGGATGATTTTACCGCCGTTCAGCAGATCATTAACGAGAGCACAGAGTTTGCCGACGTGCTGAAAAAACGCGGTATTACCGACACGAAGAAAGTGATCACCACGCCGCTGACCGTCGGCTACTTTGACGGCAAAGACGGTCTCAGGCAGGAAGATCGCCTGCTGAAAGTGGTGAGCTATCTGGATGTGGGCGACGGTAACTACTGGGCGCATCCGATTGAAAACCTGGTCGCCGTGGTTGATCTGGAGCAGAAAAAAATCCAGAAAATTGAAGAAGGTCCGGTGGTGCCGGTTCCGCTCACCCCGCGGCCTTATGACGGCCGCGATCGCGTAGAAACGGCGAAAAAACCGCTGGAGATCATCGAACCAGAAGGCAAGAACTACACGATCACCGGTGATATGGTGCACTGGCAGAACTGGGATTTCCACCTGAGCCTGGACTCCCGCGTCGGCCCGATGATTTCTACCGTAACCTACAACGACAACGGCAAAAAGCGGCAGATTATGTATCAGGGATCGCTTGGCGGGATGATCGTTCCCTACGGCGATCCGGACGTGGGCTGGTATTTCAAAGCCTATCTGGATTCCGGCGACTACGGCATGGGCACCCTGACCTCCCCGCTGGTACGCGGCAAAGATGTGCCGTCTAACGCCGTGCTGCTCAATGAAACCATCCCGGATTACACCGGCACGCCGATGGAAATCCCTCGCGCGATCGCTATCTTCGAGCGCTATGCCGGGCCGGAGTATAAGCACCAGGAGATGGGCCAGCCAAACGTCAGCACCGAACGTCGCGAACTGGTGGTGCGCTGGGTAAGCACCGTGGGTAATTACGACTATATCTTCGACTGGGTGTTCCACGAAAATGGCACCATTGGCATTGATGCCGGTGCAACCGGTATTGAAGCGGTAAAAGGCGTTATGGCAAAAACCATGCACGATGCCACCGCCAAAGATGACACCCGATACGGAACACTGATCGACCATAATATTGTGGGCACCACGCACCAGCATATCTATAACTTCCGCCTGGATCTGGACGTGGATGGTATTAACAACAAACTGGTGGCGATGGACCCTGAAGTGAAGCCAAACACGGCGGGCGGCCCACGTACCAGTACCATGCAGGTCAATCAGTACGACATTGATACCGAGCAGCAGGCAGCGCAGAAATTTGACCCCGGCACGATTCGCCTGCTGAGCAACACCAGCAAAGAGAACCGCATGGGTAACCCGGTTTCGTATCAGATTATCCCGTATGCAGGGGGGACACATCCGGTCGCCACCGGCGCGAAATTCGCCCCGGACGAATGGATTTACCACCGTCTGAGCTTTATGGATAAGCAACTGTGGGTGACGCGTTATCATCAGAATGAGCTGTACCCGGAAGGGAAATTCCCGAACCGTTCGACGCATGACACGGGGCTAGGCCAGTACAGCAAGGATAACGAGTCGCTGAACGACCAGGACGACGTCGTCTGGATGACAACGGGAACAACCCACGTCGCCCGCGCCGAAGAGTGGCCTATCATGCCAACGGAGTGGGTTCATACCCTGCTCAAACCGTGGAACTTCTTTGACGAGACACCAACGCTCGGCAAGAAGAAAGACGAACAGAAATAA
- the tssD gene encoding type VI secretion system tube protein TssD, with the protein MAIPVYLFLTDDGGAKITGSVDVRGREGSIEVSGFTHNLRQPTDPLTGKITSKRSHAPVIFQKEIDSSSPYLMKAVATGQTLNYGAVGAAAGIPDGVLLRGAGTAQILAGTSDPVEFAKYQDGNSYGDDPVDQLWIRTGIDYARKSGF; encoded by the coding sequence ATGGCAATTCCTGTTTATCTTTTCTTAACTGACGATGGCGGCGCAAAAATCACAGGCTCGGTAGATGTCCGTGGCCGTGAGGGGAGCATTGAAGTATCTGGTTTTACTCATAACCTACGCCAGCCAACAGATCCATTGACTGGAAAAATTACCAGTAAACGCAGCCACGCTCCTGTCATTTTTCAAAAAGAGATTGACTCCTCTTCCCCTTATTTGATGAAAGCCGTAGCGACTGGACAAACACTTAATTACGGTGCTGTCGGTGCGGCTGCGGGCATTCCAGATGGAGTATTGTTACGTGGTGCGGGTACCGCACAGATTCTCGCTGGCACAAGCGATCCGGTAGAATTCGCAAAATACCAGGATGGTAATTCATACGGCGATGATCCGGTTGATCAGTTATGGATAAGGACGGGAATAGATTATGCGCGAAAGTCGGGATTTTAA